Proteins found in one Arthrobacter pascens genomic segment:
- the trpB gene encoding tryptophan synthase subunit beta: MVDAPTAGSDEGTADAFLQGDRSLRHAPGPYFGSYGGRWMPESLIAALDELEDTFEKAKADPEFIAQVADLNKNYSGRPSLLTEAKRFSEHAGGVRIFLKREDLNHTGSHKINNVLGQALLAKRMGKTRIIAETGAGQHGVASATAAALLGLECVVYMGAEDCRRQALNVARMELLGAKVIPVTSGSQTLKDAINEALRDWVANVDHTHYLLGTAAGAHPFPALVRYFHEVIGEEARAQILEQTGRLPDAVCACIGGGSNAIGIFHGFLDDPSVKIYGFEAGGDGVDTGRHAATITLGKPGVLHGARSYLMQDDDGQTIESHSISAGLDYPGVGPEHSYLADIGRVSYEPITDSEAMEAFRLLCRTEGIIPAIESAHALAGAIKVGRRLAAEAGAAGAAGNAADMVVLVNLSGRGDKDVATAAEWFDLLDKDSVEAEIGKEGEQL, translated from the coding sequence ATGGTCGACGCGCCAACAGCCGGCTCTGACGAGGGCACCGCGGACGCATTTCTTCAAGGAGACCGGTCCCTTCGCCACGCGCCGGGCCCGTATTTCGGCTCCTACGGCGGGCGCTGGATGCCCGAATCCCTCATCGCAGCCCTCGATGAGCTCGAAGACACTTTTGAAAAGGCCAAGGCTGACCCGGAATTCATCGCCCAGGTAGCGGACCTGAACAAGAACTACTCGGGCCGGCCGTCCCTGCTCACCGAGGCAAAGCGGTTCTCCGAGCATGCCGGCGGAGTGCGCATCTTCCTCAAGCGCGAAGACCTCAACCACACCGGCTCCCACAAGATCAACAATGTGCTGGGCCAGGCCTTGCTGGCCAAGCGCATGGGCAAGACCCGCATCATTGCCGAGACTGGTGCTGGCCAGCACGGCGTCGCCAGCGCAACGGCCGCCGCGCTGCTGGGCCTCGAGTGCGTGGTGTACATGGGCGCCGAGGATTGCCGCCGCCAGGCCCTGAACGTGGCCCGAATGGAACTCCTGGGCGCCAAGGTGATCCCGGTGACCAGCGGTTCCCAGACTCTCAAGGACGCCATCAACGAAGCCCTGCGTGACTGGGTGGCGAACGTTGACCATACTCACTACCTGCTGGGCACCGCCGCGGGAGCCCACCCGTTCCCGGCCTTGGTCCGCTATTTCCACGAAGTCATTGGTGAGGAGGCCCGCGCCCAGATTTTGGAACAGACCGGCCGCCTTCCCGACGCCGTCTGCGCCTGCATCGGCGGAGGCTCAAACGCCATCGGCATCTTCCACGGCTTCCTGGATGATCCGTCCGTGAAGATCTACGGCTTTGAGGCTGGCGGCGACGGCGTGGACACCGGCCGCCACGCGGCCACCATCACCCTGGGTAAGCCTGGCGTGCTCCACGGCGCGCGTTCCTACCTCATGCAGGATGATGACGGCCAGACCATTGAGTCCCATTCCATCTCGGCAGGCCTGGACTACCCGGGCGTCGGCCCGGAACATTCCTACCTCGCGGACATCGGGCGCGTCAGCTATGAGCCCATCACGGACAGCGAAGCCATGGAAGCCTTCCGGCTCCTGTGCCGTACAGAAGGCATCATTCCCGCCATCGAATCGGCCCATGCCCTTGCCGGCGCCATCAAGGTGGGCCGGCGCCTCGCCGCAGAAGCCGGCGCCGCAGGGGCCGCAGGCAACGCGGCAGACATGGTGGTACTGGTGAACCTGTCCGGCCGCGGGGACAAGGACGTGGCAACAGCCGCGGAATGGTTCGACCTGCTGGACAAGGATTCCGTAGAAGCCGAGATCGGCAAAGAGGGAGAACAGCTGTGA
- the trpA gene encoding tryptophan synthase subunit alpha produces MTSKSAAAIDKARAEGRSALIGYLPAGYPSVEQTIAAGIALAENGADLIEVGIPYSDPVMDGQVIQAATTEALANGFHVRQVFDVVAGITSKTDAAVLVMTYWNPVLRMGVDEFSRRLAEAGGAGLITPDLIPDEAAEWMAASDKYGLDRVFLVAPSSTPERMKRTVDASRGFVYAVSIMGVTGARASVSSAAKNVVAAAHAAGAERVCVGLGVSTADQVSEIAAYAEGVIVGTALVAAIRDGGVPAVADLTRELSAGLIREEA; encoded by the coding sequence ATGACCAGCAAATCGGCAGCTGCCATTGACAAGGCACGTGCGGAAGGCCGGTCCGCCCTTATCGGCTACCTGCCCGCCGGCTACCCCAGCGTCGAGCAGACCATTGCAGCCGGAATCGCCCTGGCCGAAAACGGTGCGGACCTCATTGAGGTCGGCATCCCGTATTCGGACCCCGTGATGGACGGCCAGGTCATCCAGGCCGCAACCACCGAGGCTCTCGCCAACGGCTTCCACGTCCGCCAGGTTTTCGACGTCGTCGCCGGCATCACCAGCAAGACCGATGCCGCCGTCCTGGTCATGACCTACTGGAACCCCGTGCTCCGGATGGGTGTCGACGAGTTTTCCCGCCGCCTTGCCGAGGCCGGGGGAGCCGGGCTCATCACGCCGGACCTCATCCCCGACGAGGCGGCCGAATGGATGGCCGCCTCCGACAAATACGGGCTGGACCGGGTCTTCCTCGTGGCGCCTTCATCCACCCCTGAGCGCATGAAACGCACCGTCGACGCGAGCCGCGGCTTCGTTTACGCCGTGTCCATCATGGGCGTCACTGGTGCACGCGCCTCGGTCAGCAGCGCCGCCAAAAACGTTGTGGCCGCAGCGCACGCTGCCGGTGCCGAGCGGGTGTGCGTCGGGTTGGGCGTTTCCACCGCGGACCAGGTAAGCGAAATTGCCGCGTATGCCGAGGGCGTCATTGTGGGCACGGCGCTCGTTGCCGCCATCCGCGACGGCGGGGTCCCGGCAGTTGCCGACCTCACCAGGGAACTCAGCGCCGGACTCATCAGGGAAGAAGCCTAA
- the lgt gene encoding prolipoprotein diacylglyceryl transferase, with protein MQTLLHAAALVPASIPSPGWSGFDIPLPWGSLRIHAYALCILAGIIVGLWLTSVRWARRGAPEGSVWDIVIWAIPFGIIGGRLYHVVSSPDQYFGPGFDGTGDLWLIPQIQRGGLGIWGAVVLGVLGAWIGCRRAGVKLTAFLDAAAPGLLLAQAVGRWGNYFNQELFGGPTTLPWGLQIDADNANFPAGMSADTLFHPTFLYESLWNIAGVLILLALDRRFHFRRSRLFWLYAMYYTLGRVWIEAMRIDDAEQINLFGITARLNVWTSIFVFVTALVFFILLGMKGRPEPDSPYLAGREPAEEDETAEGKPVRDADPIVSDSESRDNLPDNQSGSGHPSTPTEDVPAPPAGTTSDPESPVAGVSGHKATGSAPEAGTSK; from the coding sequence ATGCAGACCCTCCTTCACGCAGCCGCCCTGGTCCCCGCCAGTATTCCCAGCCCCGGCTGGTCCGGCTTCGACATCCCGCTGCCGTGGGGTTCGCTGCGGATCCATGCCTATGCCCTGTGCATCCTGGCCGGCATCATCGTGGGCCTCTGGCTCACGTCTGTCCGCTGGGCACGGCGCGGTGCGCCCGAAGGCAGCGTGTGGGACATTGTCATCTGGGCCATTCCGTTCGGCATCATCGGCGGCCGCCTCTACCACGTGGTGTCGTCCCCTGACCAATACTTCGGACCCGGTTTTGACGGAACGGGCGATCTCTGGCTCATCCCGCAGATCCAGCGCGGAGGCCTCGGAATCTGGGGAGCGGTGGTGCTGGGTGTCCTCGGCGCCTGGATCGGTTGCCGGCGTGCCGGCGTCAAACTCACCGCCTTCCTTGATGCTGCCGCACCCGGCCTGCTCCTGGCCCAGGCTGTGGGCCGCTGGGGAAACTACTTCAACCAGGAACTCTTCGGCGGACCCACCACGCTGCCCTGGGGCCTGCAGATCGATGCGGACAACGCCAACTTCCCCGCCGGCATGTCTGCGGACACGCTCTTCCACCCAACCTTCCTGTACGAGTCCCTGTGGAACATTGCAGGTGTGCTGATCCTGCTGGCGCTGGACCGGAGGTTCCATTTCCGGCGCAGCCGGCTGTTCTGGCTCTACGCCATGTATTACACGCTGGGCAGGGTCTGGATCGAAGCCATGCGCATCGATGACGCAGAACAGATCAACCTCTTTGGCATTACTGCCAGGCTGAACGTCTGGACCAGCATCTTCGTGTTCGTGACGGCGTTGGTCTTCTTCATCCTGCTGGGCATGAAGGGCCGGCCGGAGCCTGACAGCCCATACCTGGCGGGCCGGGAACCGGCTGAAGAGGACGAAACAGCTGAGGGAAAGCCGGTCCGGGATGCGGACCCTATTGTCTCAGATAGTGAATCGCGTGATAATCTCCCTGATAACCAAAGCGGTTCCGGCCACCCTTCCACCCCAACGGAAGACGTGCCGGCACCTCCGGCGGGCACAACGTCCGATCCGGAGTCGCCGGTGGCCGGAGTTTCAGGCCACAAAGCCACAGGATCCGCGCCGGAGGCTGGTACCAGCAAGTAA